The following DNA comes from Streptomyces sp. Ag109_O5-10.
TGCACCAGCTGAGGGTGGGTCGGTCGGCGTCACCTCGTGGGCATGGCGGGGGTGGGGAGGTGAACTTCCAGCACGACTGCGGTGCCGGCCACGGTCCGGTCCTCGTGCATGCTGATTCGCTGGCCGGCTTTTACGTGCGTCCAGTGAGCTGGGGTGAGGGGAACGAGGCGGACAGTGGCCCGGCCGCCAGGCTCCAAAATGGGCATGTCCTCGACCCAGAGGCCTGCGATGCTTACCGCAACACCACCGGTCGGCGAGAGGTTCCCGATGTCCCACATGGGTCGCAGGACACCGTGACCGGATATTGATGTCCTGCGTCGGGCCTCCGTGGGTGGACGAAGCGTCAGGTCTGCCCGGATCATTCCGTTTCGGATCTCGGCACACCGCCAGTGGCACCAAGCTATGCTCCGCTCGAGGCCGAGTTGCACAGCCGCCTCGGCAAGCTGCTCCCAGAACGTCAAGGGCAGCGGTTGCCCGTCTCCGAGCTCTTCCAGCAGGCGCAGAGCGATCTGCCATTCGTCGTGGGCGAGGTAGTCCCAGACGTCTTGCACCGAGATGTCGTTCTCGGTAGCGACCTTCTCCGGGACGAGGAGAGAAGCCGATTCGAGCAGCTCAGTGACATCCATGCGGTCATTGTCGACCATGGTGTCAGGCTGCGTCGTGCCGCTCGCGCTCGATGGCGGCCAGGCGGTTCTTGAGCGGGTAACTGGGACCTCTGATGGAGATGGCTGCGCAGTGGTGGAGGAGGCGCTCAAGGATGGCGGTGGCCAGCACCTCGTCACCGAAAACGTGTCCCCATTTGCTGATGGTCTTGTCGAGGTCAGGATGATCGAGCCCGTTTGGTAGCGCTTCGAGATGACCTGGAAGACCAGGTTGGCCTCCGCGCGGGCGAGGGGCTGGCAGCCGGCTGCCTCCAGGGCGAGAACCGCCGACTGCCGCAAGCACGTGCCGAGATATGGGTCAGGAGTCCGGTGTGGTTGCGGACCATGGAGGGCGAGTTCGAGCAGGGCGTGCAAGCGGTGTTCGTTCGCCGTGGTGAGGAGTCGGCGGGCTTCGTCGGCGGTGAGGGATTCGAAGCGTCGGGGCCGTGGAGGCCGGTGCAGATGTTGCGGGCGACATTGCGCGGGATCTCTTCCTCGCACCGCGTCGTGCGCTCCAGGACGGACGTGAGCACCGAGTGGATGTAGGTCGGCGTCAGCGGGGAGAGCAGCCTGCGGCAGCACTGGCCGACGGCACAGCATCCGGGCTCGTCGCGCCGGTCGTCGATGCCGCAGATGCGGCACTGACAGGTGGTGCGGAGCCGGTTGAGCCAGGTGCGGACGTCCTTGGCGGTGAGCTTCTTCTTGCCGAGGCCGGGGTCGAGGTACCAGTCGACGCAGGTGGCGTAGCAGGTGTGGGTGTTCTCACGGAGGTGGTGGACGGCGAGGTTCTCCAGCCAGTACGTCAGGTACGCGGCCATGGTGCCCTGCGCGGAGGGGACGGGGCGGCCACGGATACTGGTTGCGATCTTCTCGGTGGGCTTGGCCAGGGCGTCTTTGCGGGTTGTGCCGTAGACGCGGATGCGCTTGCGGCTGTTGCCAGGAGAGAGGACGTATCCGGCGGCTTCCCAGCGGCCGTCCCTGCGCTGGTAGCTGGTTCAGTCGCCGTTGGCGCGCACACGGCGGGAGGGCTTTTAGTCACGGAGCATGGTCACCAGGCGGCGGCTTCCTCGTCGAAGCGGGTGTGGATGAAGTCGGTGAGGGCGTGGGCGGGGATGCGGCGGGCGCAGCCGCGGCTGATGGAGGCGAGATGACGGGTGCGGACGAGGTTGTAGACGGCGGTGCGGCCGAGTTGGAGGTGTTCCATGACCTGGGGTACGGTGAGGAGTTTGGTGCCGGCGGTCACGCGACGGCGCCCGTCGAGTCGGCACGGGTCGGCCGATAAGTCCCCCTCTGACTGCTCAACTCGGCGAAGATCGTCCCATAGCGCTGGTCGGCAAAGGTGACCAGGTGCTCCTCTACTGTCGGCCCCTTTTGCTCGTCGTGCTGGGCGTCTGTGTCCCGGCCTGAGGCGGCCCCGGTTTCCGGTCTCGCATGGCCCCAGCGGACGATGGGACGGCGGCTCCCTGTTACGAGTCACACCACTTCAGGTCTGTGACTGACCGTGGCGGTACTCCTCAGAAGGCATTGAGTCCCACTCGGTATTCGCCCCGTCGCGCGTCACCATGAACAACGGACGCGACCGCAGGACCTGACCGACGGGTTGCCCGCACATGACGACCCCGCGATCATCCGGCCCTGCGCAACCGTCGACGTTGTAGCGAAAATAAGCGTCCTTTGCCTCGGCATACGCGATCATGTCACTCTCCAGCTCCGACAGGTCCCTCCCGACCAGCGGGATTCCGTCGTACTTGACCTGAGGACCTGTCACCGCATCTGCAGCGATACAGAACAGCCCCACAGCTTGGCTCACGTAGGCCGTGACGGCTGGCAGACAAGAGGCAGCCCTCTGGCGATGGACTTCGATCTTCCACGTCGGCGAGAAGAGTTTGTGGTGTCGAGCGCAATCACTGACCTTCGTCTGGCTGAGTGCCTGAACCGCTGCGACCACTTCGTCGACGGTCATGCCGAACCGGAGCGGTCCAAGGCCAACTGTCGCTGCATAGGACCACTCGTCCCCATCGGCGGCTCCGGAATCCGCTGCGGTCGTGAACGTCATAGTCGCCTCCAAGAGACATCTGAGATCTTGCCGACGCACATCATGTCAATCGGCGACCAGCAGCAAGCCATGCACAAGCTTCCCAGTCTGCCGGGGCCGGCAGGGATCTCCACGTGATCGCTAGCCTCGCTGCCGTTTTGCCCTGGTATGGGCGAGTCGGTGGGACTCGGTGCTTGTCTCGATGACGGTGCCGTTGAACGTGAGGCGATCGATGATGGCTGCGCAGAGCCGGGGTCGGCGAAGGTCTTGGTCCAGCACCACCGGCTCGGCACCCTTCGCGGTCGGGCGCGGGTGCCGGGCGTCTCGGTGCGGCCGTGGACGACCACGACCTCGCTTGACCTGAGCAGGACGTGCACCTGGCGGCCGATGTCACGGACCGGGACCGAGGAGTGGCAGACACGGACGGCGACCATGCCGTAGCGGTCGAAGCGCGGATAGAAGGCGAGCCCGGTCTCGAACGTCTCACCAGGTAGGGGCAGCGGGAGGGGGGCCTCGTGGACGAAGTCCTGGCCGATAGTGCGCATCCGCAAAGAGCTCGTAACACGATCATCTGATCCAGTCCCGTAGTCGTGTTGTGGTGAGGCGTGGGATCGTGGCCCTGGATCGTGGGTGACGGCCTGTGCGGGGAAGCGGGACTGGATGAGCGTGGTGTGGGCGGCGACGTCCCCGGAATCGGGACTGTTCGATCCGGCTGAGCGCCGTACAGAGGTGAAGGATCTGTCAGATCGCTTCAAGGACCTGCGTTCCTGTGGCCAGGGGTACGTCGAGGTTCGGTCGCCGAGCAGGGAGTTCCCGGTGCTGACCCTGGCCTTCCGAGATGATCACGCGGCCGTCCATTTGATGAGTGACACCGAGCGGATGTCTCTGCTCGCAGGAGACGGCACCGCGCCCTCGGGTGCCGAGGTCGAAGTCCCGATCATGGACGGCCTCGCCGCGTTCACGGGCGATTTTGTCCTGGATGTCGATCGGGCGTGGGACCTGGTGCACGTCTTCACGCAGACGCGGGAGGCTGGCCCTCTGGGTGAGTGGTGTGAGTTGTAGCCAAAAGTTCGTGACACCGTCTTCCCGGCCGTCCGTGCGGGAATGCCCGGCCGCCTGCCTGTGTTGCAGAGAACGTGGTTGTGGAGGGGACAGTGTCCCCGGGCCTCACCTATTGCCTATGAGGACGATCGTTCGGCTGAAGCCTCATGGAGCCTTTCGCCGCGTAGGCGACCGCCCTTCACGACCACGCACACGTCGACGGGCCGCCCTGGATCTTTCCGGGCGGGCCACCGTCATGTCCGCTCCTGTGGAACTTCACGTACCTCCCCAACGGCTGCGTCAATTTCCCCACTGAAACGTTCGAGCCTGACACCCCCGCAGCGGCTCTGTCACACTCCCCTGCCAGCATGCTGCCGTGACAACCACATCACCCGATCAACGCCCTGACGAGTCCACCCTGGAGTTCCTGCGCTCCGCATTCGAGCCAGAATGGCGCGAGCCGGCACTCGGAGACCATGCCGTCTCGGTGTGGGAATCCGAGAACAGAGTCGTCCTCCCGGAGCCGTATCGGAGCCTGGTCGCCGAGATCACCAACGGGTCATCCCTCGGGCCACCGGAAGACGGCGGCCTCCTGCCCCTCGGCTGGCTCCCCCCGGACTGGCCCGACCAGGGGGACCGCGATCCCGCCGCCCTGTTCCCGCTCCAGGACTCCTGGCCCTGGGAAGGCGAGCCCCTCGCCGAAGACCACCACGAGCGCGTCGCCGCCGTCTACAACCACGGTTCTGTCGTGCTCGGCACCGACGATGGGCTCTCCTACTGGGTCCTCGTCGTTACCGGTCCCGAACGAGGCAAAGTCTGGCTCGTCACGGACGTCGGTGCGTACCCGTATCCCATGCCGAAAGCGCTCGGCTTCCTGGCATGGGTGCAGCGCTGGCAGGCCGGCGACGGCTGGTGGGACTGACCGCAACCCATCATGCCTGCGACCCTCGACACCCCTCGGATGGGCTCCAAAGCCGGCTGATCACAAGATCTCGCCAGAGCGCGGAATTCCCCAGGGCAGGGTTCACGGAATCCCAGGGGGCGGGTCGCCTCAACCTCCCCTGCGCAGGTTGCCAGTCGGCAGATGGGCGACCACGAGAGCGGCGGCTTCTTCAGGTGTCGCTCCTTCGCCGAGAAGGGCGGCGTAGCCGGACGCCTTGACCCTGTAGGGCGGCCCACGTTCTCGCCGACCGTGCCCACATCGGGGCCGGCCCCTGCGTGACCACGCCGATCGGGCGACTCCCGCACCAGGACCTCACCCCGACCCAGCGGACGATCAACCGGGCCCTGCCGGCGGCGCGGGCGCCAGTCGAACGAAGCGTCGCGAGAGTGAGACCTGGCGTATCTCTCGCAGAGCCCGCTGCAGCCCCGACCGTATGACGGTCACCGCCAAAGCCGTCCTCACCCTGGAGAGACAACGCTCGAAACCCTCAGCCATCTAAGATCGCCGCACAGGAAAACGGTGCGGGGTGGCGGCGTGCTCTGGTGGGCTCTGGACGAGATACGAGTGCAGGTGACGGGGCGCGACGCCCGTTACTCGCACGTGGTGTTGGAGCTGGTCTGGAATCCGGGCCCGGGGGTGAATGCGTCGCTTGCGGCGCAGGTCCTGGCCGGTATGACGAAGCGGGCGTGGCTGTCGGCGCCGATCGGGTCGGTGGTCCTCGTGGCACCCGGAGCCGGTGCACACCCGGGGGTGCAGCCGGCCGTGGACAAGGTCCAGGAGCTCTGGCCGGCGGCGGTGGTCACGGTGGTGGACGAGGCGGTGGCCGCCCTGGCCGGTGCCGGCCTGGACCCGGAGCCGGCCGCGTGTGTCGTGGTGCACCAGGACGGCCTCCACACCTCGGTCGCTGTCGTCGCCGGGCGCGAGGCGATCGCCGGTGCTCTGGCGACCGGTGGCACGCGAGGTCTGGCCCAGGCGGTGGTAGAGCATCTGCAGGCCGAGCACCGGCTCGATGCCGGCCTGGAGCAGGCGTGGGCCGCGGTCGTTCACGGCGGTGCGTTCGCGCCCTCGCCAACGGTGCCCACCCCCGGGCCCGTTCTAGGGGCGATGATCACCGAGGATCGTGTCTTCCCTGCGCCGCCGGGCAAGGTCACCTTGTCGCCGAGCGAACTGCGCGCCGTCCTGGCCCCTGCCTATCAGCCGGTGGTGGGCCTCGTGGAGCAGGTGTTGCGTGAAGCGCCGCCGGAGACCGTCCGGCAGGCGACCGCCGGCGGGCTGCTGCTGACCGGCCCGCACCCGCCCGGAGCGGAGGACCACCTGACGGATCTGACCGGGCTCCCCGCTCGCCGGGTGGTCGAACCGAAGGCAGGGCAGCACCGCCTCCAGGTCCTCCTCGACGGGGTGGCCCGGCTGCTCGCCGAGAAGCCGCCTGCCCCCGTCATCGCCGAGCACCGCATCGACCTGGCAGAGAAGCTGCAGCTGCTGGTGAAGCTCGGCCTGCGGCCACCACGTGATCTGAACGCCGACGACAGGTAGATCCCCTGCGGAACGCCCCGGGCCAGGACTTGTGCGGCTTCCGCGGAGCGATCACGACACCAAGGGGTGGGCATCACACCGGAACAGACTTGGGGAGGAACCGGTGAGCACTACCGGGCGGAGATGGCTCGTGCGGTTTTCGTGGGCGGCACTCGCGGTGCCGGCGAGCGCGATGCTGACGGCGATTGCGTGCGGCCTCGTCTACGGTGCGTCGCTGACGCCCGTCGGATGGCGGAACACGTTCGTCATGGGCTTCGTGGGGATGGTGCTGGGCGGGGGTCTGCTCGGGTTGGC
Coding sequences within:
- a CDS encoding helix-turn-helix domain-containing protein — translated: MTAGTKLLTVPQVMEHLQLGRTAVYNLVRTRHLASISRGCARRIPAHALTDFIHTRFDEEAAAW
- a CDS encoding rod shape-determining protein, coding for MLWWALDEIRVQVTGRDARYSHVVLELVWNPGPGVNASLAAQVLAGMTKRAWLSAPIGSVVLVAPGAGAHPGVQPAVDKVQELWPAAVVTVVDEAVAALAGAGLDPEPAACVVVHQDGLHTSVAVVAGREAIAGALATGGTRGLAQAVVEHLQAEHRLDAGLEQAWAAVVHGGAFAPSPTVPTPGPVLGAMITEDRVFPAPPGKVTLSPSELRAVLAPAYQPVVGLVEQVLREAPPETVRQATAGGLLLTGPHPPGAEDHLTDLTGLPARRVVEPKAGQHRLQVLLDGVARLLAEKPPAPVIAEHRIDLAEKLQLLVKLGLRPPRDLNADDR